In Patescibacteria group bacterium, a single genomic region encodes these proteins:
- a CDS encoding glycine C-acetyltransferase has translation MNQRLNEVCNQVLSEINQAGLTKTQRVISSRQGTKVVVDGKEYLNFCANNYLGLSGKQELVEVGKQALEKYGFGLSSVRFICGTQTIHQELEVKLAQWFHKEAAITFTSCWDANEAAFATILTDQDAVITDELNHASLIDGIRLCKAERHIFKHMNLADLEQHLKDTQSKRLRCVVTDGVFSMDGDVAPLQGICDLAEKYDAYVVVDDSHASGFMGQTGRGSIEQAGVLDRVDLITTTFGKALGGSNGGALVGSKAMIDLYHQRARTTLFTNSLSPMIATVTMFVLDYIDQHPELRETLWKNTLHFRNLMQQAGFTVPVSEHPIVPVMIGDGKAAGDMAKDMLAEGIYVVGFSYPVVPMGKARIRVQISALHTTEQIDTLVAAFTKLGKKYKII, from the coding sequence ATGAATCAACGTCTCAACGAAGTTTGTAATCAAGTTCTATCAGAAATAAACCAGGCTGGTTTAACCAAAACTCAACGCGTGATTAGTTCACGGCAGGGGACAAAAGTAGTGGTTGACGGAAAAGAATATTTGAATTTTTGTGCCAATAATTATTTAGGTTTATCGGGTAAGCAAGAGTTAGTCGAAGTGGGCAAACAGGCTTTGGAAAAGTACGGTTTTGGACTATCCAGTGTGCGGTTTATTTGCGGTACACAGACCATTCATCAAGAGCTAGAAGTCAAACTGGCACAGTGGTTTCATAAAGAAGCGGCGATCACTTTTACGTCATGTTGGGATGCCAACGAAGCAGCGTTTGCTACTATATTGACCGATCAGGACGCCGTGATTACCGATGAATTGAATCATGCCAGTTTGATTGATGGGATACGTCTGTGTAAAGCCGAGCGGCATATTTTTAAACACATGAATTTAGCTGATCTTGAGCAACATTTAAAAGATACGCAGAGTAAAAGATTGCGCTGTGTTGTTACCGATGGTGTGTTCAGCATGGATGGTGATGTGGCGCCACTGCAGGGTATCTGCGATCTGGCTGAAAAGTATGATGCTTATGTAGTAGTAGACGATTCCCATGCCTCAGGTTTTATGGGTCAAACTGGCCGAGGCAGCATTGAACAAGCCGGTGTGCTGGATAGAGTCGATTTGATCACCACCACGTTTGGTAAGGCTCTAGGTGGGTCTAATGGCGGCGCCTTGGTTGGCAGTAAAGCTATGATTGATTTATATCACCAACGCGCACGCACTACTTTGTTTACTAATTCACTATCACCGATGATTGCCACTGTGACCATGTTTGTGTTGGATTATATCGATCAACATCCCGAACTGCGTGAGACATTATGGAAAAATACGCTGCACTTTAGAAATTTAATGCAGCAAGCTGGTTTTACTGTACCTGTTTCAGAACATCCAATTGTGCCAGTGATGATAGGTGATGGTAAAGCGGCCGGTGATATGGCGAAAGACATGTTAGCGGAAGGTATCTATGTCGTTGGTTTTAGTTATCCAGTAGTACCCATGGGCAAGGCCAGAATCCGTGTGCAAATTTCAGCCTTGCACACCACTGAGCAAATTGATACACTCGTGGCTGCTTTTACCAAATTAGGTAAGAAATATAAGATCATTTAA
- a CDS encoding alcohol dehydrogenase catalytic domain-containing protein, translated as MTNIQALTLDLKQDGWSTSKGFIKRPIAVPTLTEATHVLVKVKYAGVCGSDRGIWNRVAFSEVFANSLDKQHKTLRILGHEFVGEVTAAGEQVEKLYGIKVGDTVSGDSHVTCGNCYQCKLGEAEVCQDQAILGISTDGIFAEQVNLPAKNLWPIDLTKLRPEIAAICDPFGNAVHSLSKVDVRGKQVVIYGCGQIGMFAILLARQFGASQVIGVDTNQHNLDIAKQLGAHQTVLIQPKGDSQACAEVLKLTAGRGADITMEMAGFNSSVNNCIATTRFGGEVILFGIKDGDFTINKFSGMIMKGLTLHCVIGRQIFKTWQTIDSVLSDKSNGVQDKIWNIILNGGKDTVIKFSEYTPELMEQRMRDYPKLIFDVQN; from the coding sequence ATGACTAATATTCAAGCTCTCACATTAGATCTTAAACAAGACGGTTGGAGTACATCAAAAGGCTTCATCAAACGGCCAATTGCGGTGCCGACATTAACCGAAGCTACCCATGTGCTGGTAAAAGTTAAATATGCCGGTGTCTGTGGGTCAGATCGTGGCATTTGGAATCGCGTCGCTTTTTCTGAAGTATTTGCCAATTCACTAGACAAACAGCATAAAACGTTGCGTATTTTAGGACACGAGTTTGTCGGTGAGGTCACAGCAGCGGGCGAGCAAGTAGAAAAATTATATGGTATTAAGGTTGGAGATACAGTGTCAGGTGATTCACATGTTACCTGTGGAAACTGTTATCAGTGCAAGTTAGGTGAAGCGGAAGTATGTCAGGATCAAGCCATTTTAGGTATCAGCACCGATGGTATTTTTGCCGAACAAGTAAACTTACCTGCCAAAAATCTGTGGCCGATTGATCTGACAAAATTACGTCCGGAAATTGCTGCGATTTGTGATCCATTTGGTAATGCCGTACACAGTTTAAGTAAGGTAGATGTGCGCGGTAAACAGGTGGTCATTTATGGCTGTGGGCAAATTGGTATGTTTGCCATTTTATTGGCGCGTCAGTTTGGAGCTAGCCAAGTAATTGGAGTTGATACCAACCAACATAATCTGGATATTGCTAAACAATTAGGCGCTCACCAGACAGTGTTAATTCAGCCAAAAGGGGATAGTCAGGCTTGTGCTGAGGTGTTGAAACTCACCGCTGGTCGAGGGGCTGATATCACTATGGAAATGGCTGGTTTTAACTCATCGGTGAATAATTGCATCGCCACTACCCGGTTTGGCGGAGAGGTGATTTTATTCGGTATCAAAGACGGCGATTTTACGATCAACAAATTTTCCGGCATGATCATGAAGGGTTTAACGTTGCATTGTGTGATTGGTCGACAGATTTTCAAAACCTGGCAAACGATTGATAGTGTGTTATCTGACAAGTCTAACGGTGTCCAAGATAAAATTTGGAATATAATTCTCAATGGTGGTAAAGATACGGTCATTAAATTTTCTGAATATACACCCGAACTCATGGAACAACGCATGCGCGATTATCCAAAATTAATTTTTGATGTGCAAAATTGA
- a CDS encoding M20/M25/M40 family metallo-hydrolase has product MTRLVKTFLKYVKISSPSHHEAALSRVIKKDLTALGVKTKVDKAGNLIGYLPGKGVPLLLNAHMDTVQPCQRIRPVVRGDVIQTDGTSVLGADDKAGIAEIIEAITLLKERGVKHPPLEIIFTTSEETFSEGAAALDFSQIHAPVAYVIDGGGVGELDYHSAYLADIRVNIRGKAAHSGVDPEKGISAIKIAATAIHHMKLGRIDQTTTANIGIITGGSIRNSIPAEVFLHGEARSFSKRKIEDQIEHMSKTLQDACETYGGLLELCSNVAVDGYKLKKSDLLLKHVMSVMTDLNIVPNLVACVGSTDANTFIKHGIKAVNIGTGGCNLHTVDEYIKISDLAKNVELLYTLVHD; this is encoded by the coding sequence ATGACCCGTCTCGTAAAAACATTTTTAAAATATGTCAAAATATCTAGCCCATCACACCACGAGGCGGCTTTGAGTCGGGTGATCAAAAAAGATTTAACCGCCCTGGGTGTAAAAACCAAAGTGGATAAAGCCGGAAACCTAATTGGATATCTGCCGGGTAAAGGGGTGCCGTTGTTGTTAAATGCGCATATGGATACTGTTCAGCCATGCCAGCGCATCCGGCCGGTCGTGCGGGGTGATGTGATTCAAACCGATGGTACCTCCGTATTGGGCGCTGATGATAAAGCGGGGATTGCTGAAATTATTGAAGCCATCACGCTTTTAAAAGAACGTGGTGTAAAACATCCACCCTTGGAGATTATTTTTACCACCAGTGAAGAAACTTTTTCTGAAGGAGCGGCGGCGTTGGATTTTAGTCAGATTCATGCACCGGTCGCTTATGTGATAGATGGAGGCGGCGTTGGTGAGCTAGATTACCATTCGGCATATTTAGCCGATATTCGGGTCAACATTCGTGGTAAAGCGGCTCATTCAGGGGTTGATCCGGAAAAGGGCATCAGTGCGATTAAAATTGCGGCTACAGCCATTCACCATATGAAACTAGGACGAATTGATCAAACAACTACAGCTAATATTGGTATCATTACTGGTGGTAGTATTCGTAATTCTATTCCAGCTGAAGTTTTTCTGCATGGTGAGGCGCGCAGTTTTTCCAAACGGAAAATAGAAGATCAAATTGAGCACATGAGTAAAACCTTGCAAGATGCTTGTGAAACATATGGTGGATTACTGGAATTATGCAGTAATGTGGCGGTGGATGGGTATAAGTTAAAAAAATCTGATCTATTACTCAAACATGTCATGAGTGTCATGACCGATTTGAATATTGTACCAAATTTAGTGGCTTGTGTTGGTTCAACGGATGCCAATACGTTTATTAAACATGGGATTAAAGCTGTAAATATTGGTACAGGCGGCTGTAATTTACATACCGTAGATGAATATATCAAAATATCTGATCTCGCGAAAAATGTAGAGTTGTTGTATACTCTGGTGCATGACTAA
- a CDS encoding aminodeoxychorismate/anthranilate synthase component II: MKTIGLIDNHDSFTYNLVAYLRQCRAKVIVKNNTTPVSVIKKLKPDLLVYSPGPGNPAQAGKLLTYIKKFSGVIPQFGVCLGMQAMLEAFGGSLQVLPKPVHGRGSVITHDGSGIFQGLPKTLLVGRYHSLAADYVPDCFVVTAKTKDNIVMGISHKSLSITGVQFHPESILTNPHYGLKMIRNVLEQKN; encoded by the coding sequence ATGAAAACCATCGGGTTGATTGATAATCACGATTCTTTTACGTATAACTTGGTAGCCTATTTGCGCCAATGTCGAGCAAAAGTGATTGTGAAAAATAATACTACTCCGGTCAGTGTTATTAAAAAACTAAAACCAGATTTATTAGTCTATTCACCTGGCCCGGGTAACCCAGCTCAAGCGGGGAAGCTACTAACTTACATAAAAAAGTTTTCCGGAGTCATTCCGCAATTTGGTGTGTGTTTAGGCATGCAAGCCATGCTTGAAGCTTTTGGTGGCAGCTTACAAGTGTTACCCAAGCCAGTGCATGGGCGAGGTTCTGTTATTACCCATGATGGTTCAGGTATATTTCAGGGTTTACCAAAAACATTATTGGTCGGTCGCTATCATTCTTTAGCCGCTGATTATGTACCAGATTGTTTTGTTGTCACCGCTAAAACTAAAGATAATATTGTGATGGGTATTAGCCATAAAAGTTTATCCATCACAGGTGTACAGTTTCATCCTGAATCTATATTAACTAACCCGCATTACGGTCTAAAAATGATACGTAATGTTCTTGAACAAAAAAATTAA